A portion of the Faecalibacterium sp. I3-3-89 genome contains these proteins:
- a CDS encoding cell division protein FtsL → MGQPAYDMSSEVRRRKAPQTQRKVALRVEKGGKRRLNPVQAAMQHLLQLISMALLAGLAVSLLWSEAQLVEVNDQIQKAKAELVSEQSQYTYYNSVLNSKTNITSVEEVAGRLGLMKMDQSQITYIRLDSESVLVRRESAVHQWTDFLHDGAMTVLASVGSIK, encoded by the coding sequence ATGGGTCAGCCAGCCTATGATATGTCGTCTGAGGTGCGCCGCAGAAAAGCACCTCAGACGCAGCGCAAGGTCGCGCTGCGGGTGGAAAAGGGCGGCAAGCGCCGTCTCAACCCAGTTCAGGCGGCCATGCAGCATCTGCTTCAGCTGATCTCGATGGCACTGCTGGCGGGCCTTGCGGTCAGCCTGCTCTGGAGCGAGGCCCAGCTGGTGGAGGTCAACGACCAGATCCAGAAAGCCAAGGCAGAGCTGGTGAGCGAGCAAAGCCAGTACACCTACTACAACAGCGTCCTCAACAGCAAGACCAACATCACCAGCGTGGAAGAGGTGGCCGGTCGTCTGGGCCTGATGAAGATGGACCAGAGCCAGATCACCTACATCCGCCTCGACAGCGAGAGCGTGCTGGTGCGCAGGGAGTCGGCTGTCCACCAGTGGACGGATTTTCTGCACGACGGCGCAATGACCGTTCTGGCCTCCGTCGGCAGCATAAAATAA
- a CDS encoding FtsW/RodA/SpoVE family cell cycle protein encodes MATIRRKKSEPFAIVQKDPGPWPQVLINWLATLAVIIVFGLIMLFSASYTTGYLRMGDSFYYIKSQMFCLGLGLGAMLLFSRIDHRFLRRLVWPGYFICILMLIAVLFSAPLNGCRRWLRVAGVTVQVSEIAKFEMILLTAHLAAKAPHLEKLDPSSPRRIPVRKWLYQRIVRELVIPLLPLVPVVGLLVLEPHMSGIVLTTAIVGTILMLGGSGGVITWACAGLGASLLQTLLGHIDSIPYLQSRLDGWTHDLAKMTDQTLQSLYAIGSGGVTGLGLGNSIEKQLWLPESTNDFIFSVVCEELGFVGAVVVILLFVLFLVQGLWMAFHAENRYCSLVGIGIMAQIAWQVFCNIAVVTNTLPNTGISLPFFSSGGTSLILLLAEMGVMINIGRGGERARLERENRRALREQQEKKPDNTIVLRPDMGL; translated from the coding sequence ATGGCGACCATCCGAAGAAAAAAGTCTGAGCCGTTTGCTATCGTCCAGAAAGACCCCGGCCCATGGCCGCAGGTGCTCATCAACTGGCTGGCGACGCTGGCGGTCATCATCGTGTTCGGGCTGATCATGCTGTTCAGCGCCAGCTACACCACGGGCTATCTGCGGATGGGGGACAGCTTCTACTACATCAAGTCCCAGATGTTCTGTCTGGGGCTGGGGCTGGGGGCGATGCTGCTCTTCTCCCGCATCGACCACCGCTTCCTGCGCAGGCTGGTCTGGCCGGGCTATTTCATCTGCATCCTCATGCTCATCGCGGTGCTCTTCAGTGCGCCCCTGAACGGCTGCCGCCGCTGGCTGCGTGTGGCCGGTGTCACGGTTCAGGTGTCGGAGATCGCCAAGTTCGAGATGATCCTGCTCACGGCCCATCTGGCCGCGAAAGCGCCCCATCTGGAAAAGCTCGACCCCTCCTCGCCCCGCCGGATCCCGGTGCGGAAATGGCTCTACCAGCGCATCGTGCGGGAGCTGGTCATCCCGCTGCTGCCCCTCGTCCCGGTGGTGGGCCTGCTGGTGCTGGAGCCGCATATGTCGGGCATCGTCCTGACGACGGCCATCGTGGGCACCATCCTCATGCTGGGCGGCAGCGGCGGCGTCATCACATGGGCGTGTGCCGGCCTCGGCGCAAGCCTGCTGCAGACGCTGCTGGGGCATATCGACTCCATCCCCTACCTGCAGAGCCGCCTCGACGGCTGGACGCATGACCTTGCCAAGATGACCGACCAGACCCTGCAGAGCCTTTACGCCATCGGCTCCGGCGGCGTGACGGGCCTCGGCCTCGGCAACAGCATCGAAAAGCAGCTCTGGCTCCCCGAAAGCACCAACGACTTCATCTTCAGCGTCGTCTGCGAGGAGCTGGGCTTCGTGGGGGCTGTGGTGGTCATCCTGCTCTTCGTCCTTTTCCTCGTGCAGGGGCTGTGGATGGCGTTCCACGCCGAGAACCGCTACTGCTCGCTGGTGGGCATCGGCATCATGGCCCAGATCGCATGGCAGGTGTTCTGCAACATCGCGGTCGTCACCAACACCCTGCCCAACACCGGCATCTCACTGCCCTTCTTCTCTTCCGGCGGCACCAGCCTCATCCTGCTGCTGGCCGAGATGGGCGTGATGATCAACATCGGCCGGGGCGGCGAGCGCGCCCGCCTCGAGCGGGAAAACCGCCGTGCCCTGCGGGAGCAGCAGGAAAAGAAACCGGATAACACCATTGTACTCAGACCCGATATGGGCCTCTGA
- a CDS encoding ATPase, with amino-acid sequence MNVNELLDTIEDLLEESTGMPLSGGKRIVDVEQIRDYLDDIRANLPVELRQAQSIVSDRAQLIESANAQAQAIVKKAEERARILVSEAEIVRAAQQRASEIVSAAQTEARTVRQTVTDYCDNMLKTTEETMAENAAQVKNVRANLRQTPRRGA; translated from the coding sequence ATGAACGTCAACGAGCTTTTGGATACCATTGAGGATCTGCTGGAAGAGAGCACGGGGATGCCCCTCTCGGGCGGCAAGCGCATCGTGGATGTGGAGCAGATCCGGGATTATCTTGACGACATCCGCGCGAACCTGCCGGTGGAGCTGCGGCAGGCCCAGTCCATCGTCAGCGACCGTGCCCAGCTCATCGAGTCGGCCAACGCACAGGCGCAGGCCATCGTGAAGAAGGCCGAAGAGCGTGCCCGCATCCTTGTGAGCGAGGCCGAGATCGTCCGCGCCGCCCAGCAGCGTGCGTCGGAGATCGTCTCCGCCGCCCAGACCGAGGCCCGCACCGTCCGCCAGACCGTGACGGATTACTGCGACAATATGCTGAAAACCACCGAAGAGACCATGGCCGAGAACGCCGCACAGGTGAAAAACGTCCGTGCGAACCTGCGCCAGACGCCCCGCCGCGGCGCATAA
- the murG gene encoding undecaprenyldiphospho-muramoylpentapeptide beta-N-acetylglucosaminyltransferase — MRVLIAAGGTAGHINPALAIAGAIKKADPAAEIHFAGRKEGMEYRLVTQAGYPFHHIEITGFQRKLSLNNIRRNLITLWNLALSGPKAKAMMKEVQPDLVIGCGGYVSGPVVRCAAKKGIKTAIHEQNAFPGVTNKLLAPDVDIVFAAVPAAVEKLGAPEKTQVVGNPVRPEVFEKAGERDAIRAQLGAGDRTVILSFGGSLGARRVNEVVADLCAWEQKENKPVLHIHATGQYGVELFKNLEKEKGFAPGESLEVREYINNMPELLAAADLVISRAGALTLAELEAEGRAAVLIPSPNVAENHQYYNAMELQKAGAAVVIEEKDLTGEKLISTVSGLLSEPGKLAAMGRNARSLSVDDSLDRIVDALLKLVKTP; from the coding sequence ATGCGTGTACTCATCGCAGCCGGCGGTACGGCCGGACACATCAACCCGGCTCTGGCCATCGCGGGAGCCATCAAAAAAGCCGACCCCGCCGCAGAGATCCATTTTGCAGGCCGGAAGGAGGGGATGGAGTACCGCCTCGTGACACAGGCGGGCTATCCCTTCCACCACATCGAGATCACCGGCTTCCAGCGGAAGCTCTCCCTCAACAACATCAGACGGAACCTCATCACCCTCTGGAATCTGGCCCTTTCCGGCCCGAAGGCCAAGGCGATGATGAAGGAGGTCCAGCCTGACCTTGTCATCGGCTGCGGCGGCTATGTCTCCGGCCCGGTGGTGCGCTGCGCCGCCAAGAAGGGCATCAAGACCGCCATCCACGAGCAGAACGCCTTCCCCGGTGTGACCAACAAGCTGCTGGCCCCCGATGTGGACATCGTCTTTGCCGCCGTGCCCGCCGCTGTCGAGAAGCTGGGCGCTCCCGAAAAGACGCAGGTGGTGGGCAACCCGGTCCGGCCCGAAGTGTTCGAGAAGGCCGGGGAACGGGATGCCATCCGCGCCCAGCTGGGCGCAGGCGACCGCACCGTCATCCTCTCCTTCGGCGGCAGTCTGGGCGCGCGCCGGGTCAACGAGGTGGTGGCCGACCTCTGCGCATGGGAGCAGAAGGAAAATAAGCCTGTGCTCCACATCCATGCCACCGGACAGTACGGCGTGGAGCTGTTCAAAAACCTTGAGAAGGAAAAGGGCTTCGCCCCCGGCGAGAGCCTTGAGGTGAGGGAATACATCAACAATATGCCCGAGCTGCTGGCCGCTGCCGACCTCGTCATCAGCCGTGCCGGTGCTCTGACGCTGGCCGAGCTGGAAGCCGAGGGCCGTGCCGCCGTCCTCATCCCAAGCCCCAATGTGGCCGAGAACCACCAGTATTACAACGCCATGGAGCTGCAGAAGGCCGGGGCCGCTGTGGTCATCGAGGAAAAGGACCTGACCGGCGAGAAGCTCATCTCCACCGTCTCCGGTCTGTTGTCTGAGCCGGGCAAGCTGGCGGCGATGGGCCGGAATGCCCGCAGCCTCTCGGTGGACGACAGCCTCGACCGCATCGTGGACGCCCTGCTCAAACTGGTCAAGACCCCGTGA
- the rsmH gene encoding 16S rRNA (cytosine(1402)-N(4))-methyltransferase RsmH translates to MTQKEEMAQFDPASFEHIPVLLNECLDGLNIDPAGIYLDGTAGGAGHSRQIALRLDGTKGGRLVSLDQDPDAVQTARARLAGLPATVVQINFRYAGQALEGLGIEKINGALLDLGVSSHQLDDAARGFSYRADAPLDMRMSQQGETAADLVNTASREELARILRDYGEEPYAWQIAGHIVEARETAPIETTLQLADIVASAMPPAERRKNKNPSRRTFQALRIAVNHELDALEEGLDTIFDHLAPGGRLCVITFHSLEDRLVKNKFRRWSTACTCPPEFPVCVCGGKAKAKLITRKPIEADQQELEENRRSRSAHLRVLEKL, encoded by the coding sequence ATGACACAGAAAGAAGAGATGGCGCAGTTCGACCCGGCCTCGTTTGAGCATATCCCCGTGCTTCTGAACGAGTGCCTCGACGGACTGAACATCGACCCGGCAGGCATTTATCTGGACGGCACGGCGGGCGGCGCGGGGCACTCCCGCCAGATCGCCCTCCGCCTCGACGGCACAAAGGGCGGGCGGCTCGTCTCGCTGGATCAGGACCCCGACGCGGTGCAGACCGCCCGGGCACGTCTGGCGGGGCTTCCGGCCACCGTGGTGCAGATCAATTTCCGCTATGCCGGACAAGCCCTCGAGGGCCTCGGCATCGAGAAGATCAACGGTGCGCTGCTGGATCTCGGCGTTTCCAGCCATCAGCTGGATGACGCGGCCCGGGGCTTTTCCTACCGGGCGGACGCTCCGCTGGATATGCGGATGAGCCAGCAGGGGGAGACGGCGGCAGACCTCGTGAACACCGCCAGCCGGGAAGAGCTTGCCCGCATCCTGCGGGACTACGGCGAGGAACCCTATGCATGGCAGATCGCCGGGCATATCGTGGAGGCTCGGGAGACGGCCCCCATCGAGACGACCTTACAGCTGGCCGACATCGTGGCCAGTGCCATGCCGCCGGCAGAGCGGCGCAAGAACAAGAACCCGTCGCGGCGTACCTTTCAGGCGCTGCGCATCGCAGTCAACCATGAGCTGGACGCTCTGGAGGAGGGGCTGGACACCATCTTCGACCACCTCGCCCCGGGTGGAAGGCTGTGCGTCATCACTTTCCATTCGCTGGAAGACCGGCTGGTGAAGAACAAATTCCGCCGCTGGTCCACGGCCTGCACCTGCCCGCCGGAGTTCCCGGTCTGCGTGTGCGGCGGCAAGGCGAAAGCAAAGCTCATTACCCGAAAGCCTATCGAGGCCGACCAGCAGGAACTGGAGGAGAACCGGCGGAGCCGTTCTGCCCACCTGCGCGTTTTGGAAAAGCTCTGA
- a CDS encoding cell division protein FtsQ/DivIB: MTQNRNDRRAGPQSSARPRRPQTQNGSHRAYDWTQDRRASAPQRRTRPQGYQEQTLDFSGGDGSFEHYGDNSIQFPQQTARRPNGQSRAGQARRPARPQGQRPRRQNTQPYPRSGQRPGSAQNNGRYRPTEANLRSPARREGKKKRRLTRAAIRRRRAIRRLTALALLLCVIGVGVYLTVTMLFKINTLQVVSDGAVVSEVGGYSSAEILEALGVHAEENIFSFDPAEKSAALERQFPLLENIYVERDYPNTVVVRADAATAAYAMQTSGGWLSLSAGLKILDKTAAQPELPVLYGGEPESATPGVQLEFAADTPAASDSAASSEAAAPADKRLDSLNTLLTALDNSGLGADVTRIEFEDPEQMAFLYQGRISVLLGTLNELDYKLRLAKYVLLDEDGKGCSPTDTGMLDLSHLSASSTRKFRFAQGEPTLPSGYIAPVQAEAPAQTEPQPEEASDPEPDTEGADAAPADEPTATAAEQQ, from the coding sequence ATGACCCAGAACCGAAATGACCGCCGTGCCGGGCCGCAGAGCAGCGCCCGGCCCCGCAGGCCGCAGACCCAGAACGGCTCCCACAGAGCCTACGACTGGACACAGGACCGGCGAGCCTCCGCTCCGCAGCGCCGTACCCGGCCGCAGGGCTATCAGGAACAGACGCTGGACTTCTCCGGCGGGGATGGGAGCTTCGAGCACTACGGGGACAACAGCATCCAGTTCCCCCAGCAGACGGCCCGCCGCCCCAACGGCCAGAGCCGGGCAGGACAGGCCCGCCGTCCGGCCCGGCCGCAGGGCCAGAGGCCCCGCCGCCAGAACACACAGCCATATCCCCGCAGCGGCCAGCGGCCCGGCAGCGCACAGAACAATGGCCGCTACCGCCCCACCGAAGCGAACCTTCGCAGCCCGGCCCGGCGGGAGGGCAAAAAGAAGCGCCGCCTGACCCGGGCCGCCATCCGCCGCCGCAGGGCCATCCGCCGCCTGACTGCGCTGGCGCTGCTGCTCTGTGTCATCGGAGTGGGCGTCTACCTCACTGTGACCATGCTTTTCAAGATCAACACCCTGCAGGTGGTGTCCGACGGAGCGGTGGTGAGCGAGGTGGGCGGCTATTCCAGCGCCGAAATTCTGGAAGCGCTGGGAGTCCACGCCGAGGAGAACATCTTCAGCTTCGACCCGGCAGAAAAGTCCGCCGCGCTGGAACGGCAGTTCCCTCTGCTGGAGAATATCTATGTGGAGCGGGATTATCCCAATACGGTGGTGGTGCGGGCCGATGCGGCCACCGCCGCCTACGCCATGCAGACCTCCGGCGGCTGGCTGAGCCTCTCCGCCGGGCTGAAAATTCTGGATAAGACTGCTGCCCAGCCGGAGCTGCCCGTCCTCTACGGCGGCGAGCCGGAGTCTGCGACGCCGGGCGTCCAGCTAGAATTTGCAGCGGATACGCCGGCAGCGTCGGACAGCGCCGCGTCCAGTGAGGCCGCAGCCCCCGCCGATAAGCGCCTCGACTCCCTGAATACCCTGCTGACCGCGCTGGACAACAGCGGTCTGGGGGCGGACGTCACCCGCATCGAGTTCGAAGACCCCGAGCAGATGGCGTTCCTGTATCAGGGCCGCATCAGCGTGCTTCTGGGCACCCTGAACGAGCTGGACTATAAGCTCCGGCTGGCAAAATACGTCCTGCTGGACGAGGACGGCAAGGGCTGCTCGCCCACCGACACCGGGATGCTGGACCTGAGCCACCTGAGCGCCTCGTCCACCCGCAAATTCCGCTTCGCACAGGGAGAGCCGACTCTGCCCTCGGGCTATATCGCCCCGGTGCAGGCTGAGGCCCCGGCACAGACAGAGCCTCAGCCGGAGGAAGCCTCCGACCCCGAACCTGACACGGAGGGCGCGGACGCCGCGCCTGCCGATGAACCCACTGCCACAGCGGCAGAACAGCAATAA
- a CDS encoding UDP-N-acetylmuramoyl-tripeptide--D-alanyl-D-alanine ligase encodes MEHIAADLLLKGLAPEGFADGRPIGLVTTDSREVCPGCIFVAFPGERFDGHDFAAKALEEGAAYVVLNHPVEGVPAEKAVISPDSYHAMMVMGANYRSQFHPKVVGVTGSVGKTTTKQMTYAAIAGFGDTIKTEGNQNNELGLPRTLFRIGKETEYAVVEMGMSHAGEIERLARCARPDVGIITCIGVSHIGNLGSQENICKAKLEICAGLAEGSPLVLNGDDPFLRKAALPGHVCPVWFSLGDESADVCALNVRQEGDGMAFTLCDRAAGRYEVTIPAMGRHNVANALAAYAAATRLGLAPEGVIAGLADFEQTGMRQKVVHAGGMDVIEDCYNANPDSMKAALAMFREYPCKRRFALLGDMLELGEMSASAHEELGRQAAGAGLTTLVTYGPEAARTAEAARAAGLADVVHAGDYQQAADALLARMKAGDALLVKASRGMALEKALALFYPVCGK; translated from the coding sequence ATGGAACATATCGCAGCAGATCTGCTTTTGAAGGGCCTTGCCCCCGAGGGCTTCGCCGACGGCCGGCCCATCGGCCTTGTGACCACCGACAGCCGCGAGGTCTGCCCCGGCTGCATCTTCGTGGCTTTTCCGGGCGAGCGGTTCGACGGCCACGATTTCGCGGCCAAGGCGCTGGAAGAGGGGGCAGCCTATGTCGTGCTGAACCACCCGGTGGAGGGGGTCCCGGCAGAAAAGGCGGTCATCAGCCCCGACAGCTACCACGCCATGATGGTCATGGGGGCGAACTACCGCAGCCAGTTCCACCCCAAGGTGGTGGGCGTTACCGGCAGCGTGGGCAAGACCACCACCAAGCAGATGACCTATGCCGCCATCGCGGGCTTTGGGGATACCATCAAGACCGAGGGCAACCAGAACAACGAGCTGGGCCTGCCCCGCACCCTGTTCCGCATCGGGAAGGAGACCGAATACGCCGTGGTGGAGATGGGCATGAGCCACGCAGGCGAGATCGAGCGTCTGGCCCGCTGTGCCCGGCCCGATGTGGGCATCATCACCTGCATCGGCGTGTCCCACATCGGCAATCTGGGCAGTCAGGAGAACATCTGCAAGGCGAAGCTGGAGATCTGCGCGGGCCTTGCGGAGGGTTCGCCCCTCGTGCTGAACGGCGACGACCCCTTCCTCCGCAAAGCCGCTCTGCCCGGCCACGTCTGTCCGGTGTGGTTCAGCCTCGGCGACGAGAGCGCCGACGTCTGTGCCCTCAACGTCCGGCAGGAGGGGGACGGCATGGCCTTCACCCTCTGCGACAGGGCCGCAGGCCGCTATGAAGTGACCATCCCCGCCATGGGCCGTCACAACGTGGCGAATGCGCTGGCCGCGTATGCCGCCGCCACCCGTCTGGGCCTCGCGCCCGAGGGCGTTATCGCGGGTCTGGCCGATTTCGAGCAGACCGGTATGCGCCAGAAGGTGGTCCACGCAGGCGGCATGGACGTCATTGAGGACTGCTACAACGCCAACCCCGACAGCATGAAGGCCGCATTGGCCATGTTCAGGGAGTACCCCTGCAAGCGCCGCTTTGCTCTGCTGGGCGATATGCTGGAGCTGGGGGAGATGAGCGCCTCTGCCCACGAGGAGCTGGGCCGTCAGGCGGCCGGGGCCGGGCTGACCACCCTCGTCACCTACGGGCCCGAGGCTGCACGGACGGCGGAGGCCGCAAGAGCGGCGGGCCTTGCCGACGTGGTCCACGCCGGGGACTACCAGCAGGCGGCCGACGCCCTGCTGGCCCGGATGAAGGCTGGAGACGCTTTGCTGGTCAAGGCCAGCCGCGGCATGGCGCTGGAAAAGGCGCTGGCCCTGTTCTATCCCGTCTGCGGGAAGTAA
- a CDS encoding glycosyl transferase family 4 gives MIRFALIVASTLGFFLTAALGNLMTPLLRAFHDRQQPQKEAEPPTMGGLCLMTGTMAAVGVGWTAACVAQPELLGSENLLTTRLLIALFGALCFGGVGLADDLARLRHRSPLGLRRPVRLGLEAASGALVLALLGLNDCLPDGLAVPGLGYCTLGPLAPAVWLVLLVALAESVRTADGMDGTVCGCAFIAMLGLMTAMTLLGWFPLGVLPAALAGALMAFLLWNFYPAKLRPGAVGCQFLAGALGCVPLSIGWPGLTLPLALPYWLEGGMVALQIVVWKASGGRRQLFGTAPLHRWLEKRGFDPVNIFYIFGVLALLGLALTLQAARAS, from the coding sequence ATGATTCGTTTTGCCTTGATCGTCGCCTCGACGCTGGGATTTTTCCTCACGGCGGCGCTCGGGAATTTAATGACCCCGCTGCTCCGGGCGTTCCACGACCGGCAGCAGCCTCAGAAGGAAGCCGAGCCGCCCACGATGGGCGGGCTGTGTCTCATGACGGGCACGATGGCGGCGGTGGGCGTCGGCTGGACGGCGGCCTGCGTCGCCCAGCCTGAGCTGCTGGGCAGCGAGAACCTGCTGACCACCCGGCTGCTCATCGCCCTCTTCGGGGCGCTCTGCTTCGGGGGCGTGGGCCTCGCGGACGATCTGGCCCGGCTGCGGCATCGCTCGCCGCTGGGGCTGCGCCGTCCGGTGCGGCTGGGGCTGGAAGCGGCCTCCGGCGCGCTGGTGCTGGCCCTGCTGGGGCTGAACGACTGCCTGCCCGACGGGCTGGCCGTTCCGGGCCTTGGCTACTGTACCCTCGGGCCGCTGGCCCCGGCGGTCTGGCTGGTGCTCCTCGTGGCGCTGGCCGAGAGCGTCCGCACCGCCGACGGGATGGACGGCACGGTCTGCGGCTGCGCCTTCATCGCCATGCTGGGCCTCATGACGGCCATGACGCTTCTGGGCTGGTTCCCGCTGGGCGTCCTCCCGGCGGCGCTGGCCGGGGCCTTGATGGCCTTTCTGCTCTGGAACTTTTATCCCGCAAAGCTCCGCCCCGGCGCGGTGGGATGCCAGTTTCTGGCCGGTGCGCTGGGCTGTGTGCCCCTGAGCATCGGCTGGCCCGGGCTGACCCTGCCGCTGGCTCTGCCCTACTGGCTGGAGGGCGGCATGGTGGCGTTGCAGATCGTCGTATGGAAGGCCTCCGGCGGGCGGCGGCAGCTGTTTGGCACTGCACCGCTCCACCGCTGGCTCGAGAAGCGGGGCTTTGACCCGGTGAATATCTTTTATATCTTTGGAGTTCTGGCCCTGCTGGGCCTCGCGCTGACCTTGCAGGCGGCGCGGGCCAGCTGA
- a CDS encoding penicillin-binding transpeptidase domain-containing protein: MQNKPSKNQHRNVYYRLRRSDPHERLSARLRRFSFGAAVFFVMAAAGIVTYSLYKIQIEQGATFRQYAAEQQLLDSTIQATRGEIYDASGITLASTSVVWTIWADPSYSTALFTSQTAEETGEVLKTVDETTLAEVSRQITLRLLSGDGESLDRVDTSSAEYQTQYQTVHDALAKNTSSYQVLATKVNNAVKLSIEKYVSTYNKEHTKAKTLEDGTTVRKGRISVSSSKSFQRDYPYGAFAASVLGFCNGDGEGFYGLEKSYDSTLAGVNGRTITRRNAYGNAIADANATTYAAKDGSNLVLSLDVNVQEVVERYLNEAVYANNVENRGAAIVMNVKTGAILAMASKPDFDPNDPLDFSANLTYLSEQVQAEPEIYTIYLKDPDDPKKFLLDENGKKVPDPDPDYTGTYRDIQWKNKAITELYYPGSVFKVITAAMGVDSGKATYYTTLNCSGAYGVAKETYHCAGKKSHGVQNLAEALRNSCNIYFIQLGQRLGSSVFYDYFDAFGFTERTGVDLPNETGMMKYYTKNQLGEVQLASSAFGQAMAVTPLQVCTAISAAVNGGYLVTPHVVDKITDQNGNVVEEVGANVRRQVISESASETIRQIMEYEVGDGSTSGGGSNAYVAGYRIGGKSGTSEQLNMERRADGDYKKVASFAAVLPANDPEILVYVMLDDPNNARTDYSSILAAPVVGNIISEIAPYLGIATDGIDRSQTTVKVPNLVSKEWSNAQVALNNKGLKHQLVESESSQTAAVVTYQYPHAGAEVASGTTIYLYTDTYSGSHTEVPDVSGKSADFARQMLTAAGLNCQVAGEGTGTVQSQSEAAGASVQKGTVVTITCG; this comes from the coding sequence ATGCAAAATAAGCCCTCCAAAAACCAGCACAGGAACGTCTACTACCGCCTTCGCCGCAGCGACCCGCACGAGCGCCTCAGCGCACGGCTGCGGCGTTTCAGCTTCGGTGCGGCGGTATTTTTTGTCATGGCGGCTGCGGGCATCGTGACCTACAGCCTGTATAAGATCCAGATCGAACAGGGTGCGACCTTCCGCCAGTATGCGGCCGAGCAGCAGCTGCTGGACAGCACCATTCAGGCGACGCGGGGCGAGATCTACGACGCCTCCGGCATTACGCTGGCCTCTACCAGCGTAGTATGGACCATCTGGGCCGACCCCAGCTATTCCACGGCCCTCTTCACCAGCCAGACCGCCGAGGAGACGGGCGAAGTCCTCAAGACGGTGGACGAGACGACGCTGGCTGAGGTGAGCCGTCAGATCACCCTGCGGCTGCTCTCCGGCGACGGGGAGAGCCTTGACCGCGTGGACACCTCTTCGGCGGAGTACCAGACCCAGTACCAGACCGTCCATGACGCGCTGGCGAAGAATACCTCCTCCTATCAGGTCCTTGCCACCAAGGTGAACAACGCCGTCAAGCTCTCCATCGAGAAATACGTCAGCACCTACAACAAAGAACACACCAAGGCCAAGACGCTGGAGGACGGCACCACCGTCCGGAAGGGCCGCATCTCCGTCTCCTCGTCCAAGAGCTTCCAGCGGGATTACCCCTACGGTGCGTTCGCCGCGTCGGTGCTGGGCTTCTGCAATGGCGATGGCGAGGGTTTCTATGGGCTGGAAAAGTCCTACGACTCCACCCTTGCGGGCGTCAACGGCCGCACCATCACCCGCCGCAACGCCTACGGCAACGCCATCGCCGACGCCAACGCCACCACCTATGCCGCCAAGGACGGCTCCAATCTGGTGCTGTCGCTGGACGTCAACGTGCAGGAGGTGGTGGAGCGCTACCTCAACGAGGCGGTCTACGCCAACAACGTCGAGAACCGCGGTGCGGCCATCGTCATGAACGTCAAGACGGGTGCCATCCTTGCAATGGCCTCCAAGCCCGACTTCGACCCCAATGACCCGCTGGATTTCAGCGCGAACCTGACCTATCTGAGCGAGCAGGTTCAGGCCGAGCCGGAGATCTATACCATCTACCTCAAGGACCCGGACGACCCCAAAAAATTCCTGCTGGACGAGAACGGCAAGAAGGTCCCCGACCCGGACCCGGACTACACCGGCACCTACCGCGACATCCAGTGGAAGAACAAGGCCATCACCGAGCTGTACTACCCCGGAAGCGTCTTTAAGGTCATCACGGCGGCGATGGGGGTGGACTCGGGCAAGGCCACCTATTACACCACCCTCAACTGCTCCGGTGCTTACGGCGTGGCGAAGGAGACCTACCACTGCGCCGGAAAGAAGTCTCACGGGGTCCAGAACCTTGCCGAGGCCCTCCGCAACAGCTGCAACATCTACTTCATCCAGCTGGGGCAGCGGCTCGGCTCCAGCGTCTTTTATGACTACTTCGACGCCTTCGGCTTCACCGAGCGCACCGGCGTGGACCTGCCCAATGAAACGGGCATGATGAAGTATTACACCAAGAACCAGCTGGGGGAGGTCCAGCTTGCGTCCTCCGCCTTCGGTCAGGCCATGGCCGTGACCCCGCTGCAGGTCTGCACCGCCATCTCGGCGGCGGTCAACGGCGGCTATCTTGTCACCCCCCATGTGGTGGATAAGATCACCGACCAGAACGGCAATGTGGTCGAGGAGGTCGGCGCGAACGTCCGCCGTCAGGTCATCAGCGAGAGCGCCAGTGAGACCATCCGCCAGATCATGGAGTACGAGGTGGGCGACGGCTCCACCAGCGGCGGCGGTTCCAATGCCTACGTCGCAGGCTACCGCATCGGCGGCAAATCCGGCACCTCCGAGCAGCTGAACATGGAGCGCCGCGCCGACGGCGACTACAAGAAGGTCGCGTCCTTCGCGGCGGTCCTGCCCGCCAACGACCCGGAAATTCTGGTCTATGTCATGCTGGACGACCCCAACAACGCCCGCACCGACTACTCCTCCATTCTGGCCGCGCCTGTGGTCGGCAACATCATCAGTGAGATCGCCCCCTATCTGGGCATCGCCACCGACGGCATCGACCGCAGCCAGACCACCGTGAAGGTGCCCAACCTCGTGAGCAAGGAGTGGAGCAACGCGCAGGTCGCCCTGAACAACAAGGGCCTCAAGCACCAGCTGGTGGAGAGCGAGAGCAGCCAGACCGCCGCCGTCGTCACCTACCAGTACCCTCATGCAGGGGCAGAGGTGGCCAGCGGCACCACCATCTATCTGTATACCGATACCTATTCCGGCAGTCACACCGAGGTGCCGGACGTCAGCGGCAAGAGCGCCGACTTTGCCCGCCAGATGCTGACCGCCGCCGGACTGAACTGTCAGGTGGCAGGGGAAGGCACAGGCACGGTGCAGAGCCAGAGCGAGGCCGCAGGTGCCAGTGTCCAGAAGGGCACCGTCGTTACCATCACCTGCGGATAA